Genomic window (Streptococcus porcinus):
AATACTTAAATTCTTCAAGTGGAAATTCGTGAATAAGCCAGTAATGTTTAACTTTTTCACACATTGCTGCTACTGCACCTTGAAAAACATTAACAGTATTGGAGATGACAATGTCAATTTCTTCATCAGAAATGATTTTTCTAATCTCATAAATGTACTGCTGGTAATAAACTGCACGCTCTTCTTCATGACCTAGTTTAACTCCTGGGGATGACTCCCACCACCAATTTTTAAACTCCAAGGGATAGAGTTTAATATTATGTTGATTCATTTTCTGATAATACTTATCCGAAGTGGAGTGCTCTGTCTTAGGAATCACATTATAAACTTTGACATTGTTTTCAGAAAGAAACACCATTAAATTAGTTATCGCAATTTCTGCACCATTATCTAAAGTACCTGTTGGAGAAACAAAAAGTATTTTTTTCATACCACCACCAATTTTATTTCCAATAACTATTTCTTTTTAGAATTCCTGTGTTTGCATCCCACTCTGATTCATTCTTAATATCAACCTTACGGTCAAGTAAAATAAGAGGAACCTCATTTACAGGTAGGAAAGCTAATGGGTGTTTTTCTTCATCTCTGACCGTCGCTGCTAACTTCATCTTAGCATGGTTAAGATAAGGCATTTTACAAGTCACTGTTACAACTTTTTTACCAGTTCCACTAGTATGTAATTCCATTGAATTATCATTATACAGCCCAAAATTAGTATCAATATCAATAAAAGAAAGAGCAATATGACTATTTAAATCTTTGAGAACATTGTAGCTAAATTCAATTGTAATATCATCTTCAGGACTGATCTGTGGAGAGGTTAATAATGTTGCAGAAAAATCACTAATTAAACTACTTTTCTTAGGCTCATTTTCAATTCTTTCATTTCCTTCTTCATCAGAATCCAGATTTTCAGAAACAATGGCATTATCAAAACTGTACTGATTAGCTACCTCATCTGGCTCGCCATAGGCTTTAACTAAACCATTTTCAATAAGCACAGCACGGTTGCAATATTTCTTCACTGCTCCCATATCATGAGTAACTAGGATAGTCGTTTTCCCACTTTCTTTGCGCTCCATGAAATAATCGTTACATTTACGCTGAAATGCCTCATCTCCTACCGCTAAAACTTCATCTAAAATAAGGACGTCTCCCTGTGCTTTGATAGCAACTGAAAAAGCCAGACGGACCTGCATGCCACTAGAATAATTTTTCAATTTTTGATTCATGAAATCATGAAGTTCTGCAAAATTAACGATGTCATCATACATGGCATCAACTTCCTCAGTTGTAAAACCTAGCATAGCACCATTCATATACACATTATCACGACCAGTTAACTCTGGATTAAAGCCAACACCAAGTTCAATAAAGGAAACCATCTTCCCTTCAACTGTCACTTGTCCTTTTTCTGGAAGATAGATTTGAGAAATAATCTTTAAAAGTGTAGACTTACCAGATCCATTTCGACCAACAATTCCAAAAAAGTCTCCTTTATTAACTTCAAAATTGATGTCTCTTAGTACTTTTTGTTCTGTAAATCCTTTAATTCCCTTAAAACGATTGACTAAAGTCGTTCTGAAACTTTTTGTTGCTTCTGTTGGTAATTTAAATGATTTACTAACATGTTCTACTTTTACTGCAATATCTTTTTCAGTCATTAAATAATCTCCGCGAATTTTTTAGCATTCTTGTTAAAAATCATAATCCCTAATGCAAGCACAAAAAACGGTACTAAATAGGGAATGACAATATAAAACCAGTTGTGAGACATTTGCCAAATGGTAACATTTGCTCTATCAATCAAAAGGTAGCGTAAATCTTGTATAATTTGAGCTAGTGGATTTAACATCAAAATTTTCGCAGCTAAAGGGTTACTATCTGAGACAAAGGTGATTGGATAAATAATTGGTGTTGCATACATTGCAGCTTGCATAATTACTTCCCAGACCTGCGCTAGATCACGATAATAAACAAATAATGTTGATAATAGTAAGGCAACTCCCACCGCTAAAATAATTAATTCGATAAATAATGGAATAGCCATGTAAGCATTCGGAGAAAGGCTCACGCCATTAATAAGAGAGAATATGAGCACGACTACTAAATTAATTAAAAAGTTGATTAAGGCTCCTAAGACCGCTGAAAAAACTATCGTATGTTTTGAAAAATTAAGCTTTCGAAGCAAATCACCTCTTGTCACGATAGAGACCATTCCCATGCCTGTAGCTTCCGAAAAAAAAGACCAGATAACATTAGCTAATAATAGTGCAACGGCGAAATGAGGAACACTGCCACCCAATCTCAAAAAGCGAATAAACACTAAGTACATAATGGTAAACATTAATAATGGTTTTAAGATGGACCATAAATAACCAATAACACTTCCTTGGTATCTCAATTTAAAATCCGTTTTAACCAATTCTCTCAACAAAATACGATTTTTTTTACTAAATAATTCCACTTTTACTTTCTCCTATAGCCTAACTTCGTAATAATTAATGTCCTAAATACGAAAGTATGAAAGGCTCTGTTCTTTTTATACCCATACTTTTTTAGATGAGCTATTCTTGTAATAATAGGTTGCTCCAATATAGTAACAAAATGGCTAACTTGTTTTCTTTCTTTTTGACCAATTGGTAATTCTAACAATTTTTCAGCTTGTTTCTGACTGGATTCAATTAACCACCAATATTTTTTAAGTAATAACTGAGGTTTTAACCACGTTTTCATCCTCTTAGACCAAGTTCTAGCACCAAGAACATTAGCTTCATGTTGTCGATATAATTCAGTTACACTGTCAAGGTAAACCAAATTACCCATTGAAGCCGCAATTAAAGCAAGAAACCAATCATGCATGAGAAGATCAGACGGATCTGCCCAATAACTTGCTAAGGCATGATTGATTAGTGTCGTTCCTCCTGTAACAGTATTCTCAGTTAGTTCTTCCAAGAGGCTGGTATTAGCATGATTAGACTGGTAAGAAATCATACTGTCATACATGGTTTCTAAATGACTGTTAACAACTTTGAGATCTGTATAGACTAACAAAGGGGTGTCAGTATCGTATTTCTTAGCTTCCTCAAGTTGAATGGCCATTTTATCAGGTAGCCAAATATCATCTTGGTCACTAAAAAAATAGTAATCTGCTTTTTCGTACTTTAGCAGGGTAAAAAAATTCTTGATAACGCCGTAATTTTCTCGATTTTCAGCATTAATGAAGTGAATTCGACTATCCTTTGCGACATATTCCTCAATAATCTCTGGTGTTCTATCTGATGAACCATCATCTCTGATTAGTAAACGCCACTCTTGGATAGTTTGATTTCGAATACTTTCAATCTGTTCTGCTAGAAATTGTTCCCCATTATAGGTTGACATTAAGATATTAATTTTCATTTAAAAATAAAGCCTCATATTCTCCTACAATTTTGTCCCATGTGTATTCTCTTTGAATAATACTTCTAGCTTCTTGACCTAAATCATCATAGTTGTGGCGACCATCTACACTCTCAATTAACTGAGCTAAAACATTTTGGTCTTTAGTCCAATATAAAGCACCAGTTTTTGCCACAGATTTATTAAAATTAACACCTAAAACCAAATTCAACTTGGTATGCGCAAGAGCTTCTAAGAGACCGGGATTTGTGCCCCCAACTTCATGTCCATGAATATAAGCAAAAGCATTTTCACGGATATAGGTTAATAACTGACGGTCATACAAAGTGCCTAGAAACTTAATCCGCTCATCTTGTTCTAACTGTGTTTTATTTTTTAATGTCTCAAAGAATGAACTTCCTTCATGATTACAAATCACAACCAAATCACGCTTAGTTTTTGAAGCCATAAATTCTTTGATAATAATCTCATAATTATTTTCCGGAACAAAGCGACCAACCACTAAATAGTAATTTTGTTCATTGATATTGGCCTTATTAAAGTAGTCTCGTACACGATCATCTTCAAAATGTAGATCTGAAGGTTCCGTGTCCGTTCCATAAGCAATAAATTGTGTTTTTGCCCACGGGTAAGATTCTTTGATATAGTTTTCAATCCCTAAATTATCAGAAATCACCAAATGAGCTTTCTTTGTCATTTGTTTTTCTGAATACTTTAGATACCATTGAACCGGCTTAGACCATTTGCTACGCTTCCATTCTAATCCATCTGGATTAATGAAAAATTGACCCTTACATTTCTTTATTTTGGGGACAAATAGACCAATAAAAGCACCTATTGTATTCCCTAAAATATAAAAAATAGGATTTTTAATAGGATTTTTTTCGCAGTAACTCAGAGCATAATTGAGTGCCATCATATCGTAAGCAATCACCCTGGCTGGGCCAATTTGAGGAGGATTAATGTAAAAGCAATCCGCACCTCTGAACTCAAAGTGTTCCTTATGTTTTGAATCACTTAAGCAGGCAACATGATAGCGAATAGCTCCACTTTTTTGACGGCTGACTAATTCCTCAACAAAGGTTTCAAAGCCACCATATTTTGCTGGCAATCCTCGGCTACCAATAATAAATACATCCTGCATCCACAATGCCCCATTCTAAATTATAATCATTTAACAATTATAGCATATTTATAGTCTGTTTGCGACATTTTACCAACAGGAAAAGCCCCACCACAAGGACAGAGCTTCTTATATCACCTATTTTTTTGTATCCTGTTTATAAAATTCTTGTAAAGCATCTTGCCACATAGGGATTACAAATCCTGTTGCTTTAGCCTTATCTAAATTCATCGTTGAATTGAGTGGACGTTTTGCTTTGGCTGGAAAAGCTGATGAGTCAACTGGAACTACTTCAACATCTGTATCTTTTAAAATTTCTTTAGCAAAATCATACCAACTTGTATCTTCTTTCGAGTCATTTGAAAGGTGATAATAGCCAAATGCTTTATTATTTTCTGCCAAATGACACATGAATTCCGCTAAAGTTCTTGTCCAAGTTGGTCGACCGAATTGATCGTTAACAACAGTCAGCTTAGAGTGTGTTTTTGCTAAATTTTGCATAGTAAAGACAAAATTCTTGCCATAATTACCAAAAACCCAAGCCGTCCTAATAATATAATATTTCTTAGTATATTTTTCAACAGCTTCTTCCCCTAGTCGCTTGGTGCGACCATACTCTGTTTGTGGGTCAGGAATATCTGTTTCAAACCATTCTTGTCCAACTGTTTTTGTTCCATCAAAAACATAATCGGTAGAGATATACACCAAGGTAGCATCATACTTTTGACAAGCTTTGGCAATATTTTCTGTCCCATCAACATTGATAGCTTGATTCAAAGCTTTCCCTTCATCTTCAGCCGCATCTACTGCTGTATAAGCCGCACAATGATAGACTAAAGTAGGTTTTACTTGTGCGAAAACTTGGTCTACCATATCTTCATTAGTAATATCCATCTCTGCAACATCAACAGCTACATATTCTTCATTACGTTCATCAAGTAAATATCGTAACTCTGTCCCAAGCTGGCCATTACTTCCTGTGATTAAAATCATAACTTCTCCTTTAA
Coding sequences:
- a CDS encoding ABC transporter ATP-binding protein, whose amino-acid sequence is MTEKDIAVKVEHVSKSFKLPTEATKSFRTTLVNRFKGIKGFTEQKVLRDINFEVNKGDFFGIVGRNGSGKSTLLKIISQIYLPEKGQVTVEGKMVSFIELGVGFNPELTGRDNVYMNGAMLGFTTEEVDAMYDDIVNFAELHDFMNQKLKNYSSGMQVRLAFSVAIKAQGDVLILDEVLAVGDEAFQRKCNDYFMERKESGKTTILVTHDMGAVKKYCNRAVLIENGLVKAYGEPDEVANQYSFDNAIVSENLDSDEEGNERIENEPKKSSLISDFSATLLTSPQISPEDDITIEFSYNVLKDLNSHIALSFIDIDTNFGLYNDNSMELHTSGTGKKVVTVTCKMPYLNHAKMKLAATVRDEEKHPLAFLPVNEVPLILLDRKVDIKNESEWDANTGILKRNSYWK
- a CDS encoding ABC transporter permease, translated to MELFSKKNRILLRELVKTDFKLRYQGSVIGYLWSILKPLLMFTIMYLVFIRFLRLGGSVPHFAVALLLANVIWSFFSEATGMGMVSIVTRGDLLRKLNFSKHTIVFSAVLGALINFLINLVVVLIFSLINGVSLSPNAYMAIPLFIELIILAVGVALLLSTLFVYYRDLAQVWEVIMQAAMYATPIIYPITFVSDSNPLAAKILMLNPLAQIIQDLRYLLIDRANVTIWQMSHNWFYIVIPYLVPFFVLALGIMIFNKNAKKFAEII
- the cps2T gene encoding beta 1-4 rhamnosyltransferase Cps2T, with amino-acid sequence MQDVFIIGSRGLPAKYGGFETFVEELVSRQKSGAIRYHVACLSDSKHKEHFEFRGADCFYINPPQIGPARVIAYDMMALNYALSYCEKNPIKNPIFYILGNTIGAFIGLFVPKIKKCKGQFFINPDGLEWKRSKWSKPVQWYLKYSEKQMTKKAHLVISDNLGIENYIKESYPWAKTQFIAYGTDTEPSDLHFEDDRVRDYFNKANINEQNYYLVVGRFVPENNYEIIIKEFMASKTKRDLVVICNHEGSSFFETLKNKTQLEQDERIKFLGTLYDRQLLTYIRENAFAYIHGHEVGGTNPGLLEALAHTKLNLVLGVNFNKSVAKTGALYWTKDQNVLAQLIESVDGRHNYDDLGQEARSIIQREYTWDKIVGEYEALFLNEN
- a CDS encoding glycosyltransferase family 2 protein; this encodes MKINILMSTYNGEQFLAEQIESIRNQTIQEWRLLIRDDGSSDRTPEIIEEYVAKDSRIHFINAENRENYGVIKNFFTLLKYEKADYYFFSDQDDIWLPDKMAIQLEEAKKYDTDTPLLVYTDLKVVNSHLETMYDSMISYQSNHANTSLLEELTENTVTGGTTLINHALASYWADPSDLLMHDWFLALIAASMGNLVYLDSVTELYRQHEANVLGARTWSKRMKTWLKPQLLLKKYWWLIESSQKQAEKLLELPIGQKERKQVSHFVTILEQPIITRIAHLKKYGYKKNRAFHTFVFRTLIITKLGYRRK
- the rfbD gene encoding dTDP-4-dehydrorhamnose reductase codes for the protein MILITGSNGQLGTELRYLLDERNEEYVAVDVAEMDITNEDMVDQVFAQVKPTLVYHCAAYTAVDAAEDEGKALNQAINVDGTENIAKACQKYDATLVYISTDYVFDGTKTVGQEWFETDIPDPQTEYGRTKRLGEEAVEKYTKKYYIIRTAWVFGNYGKNFVFTMQNLAKTHSKLTVVNDQFGRPTWTRTLAEFMCHLAENNKAFGYYHLSNDSKEDTSWYDFAKEILKDTDVEVVPVDSSAFPAKAKRPLNSTMNLDKAKATGFVIPMWQDALQEFYKQDTKK